A genomic stretch from Mycobacterium cookii includes:
- a CDS encoding enoyl-CoA hydratase/isomerase family protein — protein MTESPELVTYRLEPALADRDDGTAMVAYLTLNDPDRRNALSDALLDQLSGLLRRAGSDSQVRVIVLTSSHPRIFSSGGNLDAFADDRPTITKYEGLNRFPNLFRTLTEIDKPIVCAANGDVLAGALGIALACDLIIAKSSIRLGCPEINVGAFPFMISALIFRATGRLIANELMMTGRLIDAFEAAAAGLVNKVVDDAEFDDTVRQWVAGIAVKSPLLLGMGKRALAATRDLPMDSALDYLQAQLALAFTTEDLAEGVRAFKEKRAPQWRNA, from the coding sequence CGACTCGAACCGGCGCTCGCCGACCGCGACGACGGCACCGCCATGGTCGCCTATCTGACGCTCAACGATCCCGACCGGCGTAACGCGCTGTCCGACGCCCTGCTCGATCAGCTGAGCGGCCTGCTGCGGCGCGCTGGATCCGATTCGCAGGTCAGGGTGATCGTGCTGACGTCCTCGCACCCGCGGATCTTCTCGTCTGGGGGCAACCTTGACGCATTCGCCGACGACCGGCCGACGATCACCAAATACGAAGGCCTGAACCGCTTTCCCAACCTCTTCCGCACCCTCACCGAGATCGACAAGCCGATCGTCTGCGCCGCGAACGGCGACGTGCTGGCCGGTGCGCTGGGCATCGCGTTGGCCTGCGACCTGATCATCGCCAAGTCGTCAATTCGGTTGGGCTGCCCGGAAATCAATGTCGGCGCCTTCCCATTCATGATCTCGGCATTGATATTCCGCGCCACCGGCAGGTTGATCGCCAACGAGCTGATGATGACCGGTCGCCTGATCGACGCTTTCGAGGCGGCGGCGGCCGGGCTGGTCAACAAGGTGGTGGACGACGCCGAGTTCGACGACACCGTGCGCCAATGGGTTGCCGGCATCGCGGTCAAGTCGCCCCTGTTGCTCGGCATGGGCAAGCGGGCTTTGGCGGCGACCCGGGATCTCCCGATGGATTCGGCGCTGGACTACCTGCAGGCCCAGCTCGCTCTGGCATTCACCACCGAAGACCTCGCGGAGGGCGTGCGGGCCTTCAAAGAAAAGCGCGCACCACAGTGGCGCAATGCGTGA